DNA sequence from the Candidatus Kryptonium sp. genome:
TCTCCTTATGATTTATTTTCGTTCTTCAAATTTCACTTTGAAACTTAACTTTTCTTTACCTCTCAAAACGACAATCTCAACTTCATCCCCTGGGTTGAAATCGCCAAGGGCATAGGTATAATCATAAACATTTTTAATTTCTACATTTCCCATTTTTATTATCACATCTCCCGGTTTAATTCCAGCTTTATCAGCAGGTGCCCCAGGACGGACATCGCCAACTTTCATCCCTTGAACTTCCTCCGAGTAATCAGGAACTATCCCAAGAGTTACTCTAAATCCGCGAGGTGTCCTCTGGGGTGCATCTACTTTTACGAATTGTGGTTTTTCTTTTTCCTTGTCAAGTTCAAAAATTAACTTACTTATGAAATCTAAAATTCTCTTTTGCCCTTGATAATTTATTTTATCATAGTCATCGCTTGGCTTGTGGTAATCCGTGTGTATCCCTGTAAAGAAGTGAAGCACTGGGATATTTTTAGAATAAAATTGTGCGTGATCGCTTGGACCATATCCATCCTTGACGAGGTTTAAGTTAAACTTGAATTCGGAATTTAAGCTTTCAATTATCCCATTCCACACGGGCGATGTCCCAACGCCGTAGATTGTTAATTTATCATCCTTTAACCTTCCGATCATATCCATATTTATCATTGCGATCGTTTTTTCAAGTGGGAAGGAAGGATTTTTTACATAATATCCAGAGCCGATCGTTCCTTCCTCCTCAGCTGTGAAGGCTATGAAAACGAGCGTTCTATTTAGTTTCTTTCTATTATTTGAGAAGTATTCCGCAAGTTCAAGTAGTCCAGATGTTCCAGAAGCGTTGTCATCCGCTCCGTTATGGATCGCAACCGTATCTGGTATAAGCGAGCCCTGACCGCCCCAACCAAGGTGATCGTAATGTGCCCCGATGATTATATATTCATTTTTTAACTCTGGATTTGAACCTTCAATATAGCCAATTACATTTGCAACTTTTGATTTGATGTAACGAACATCGGTTTGAATTTCAACGCTTAGATTATTTATAACGAACGAGTTTGGTTTCATTGAATCGTAGATTCTTTTAACGATGTCGTAAATTTTGAAATTATATCCGCAGGTTTTGAGCAAATCGTCAATTAAGCTGTTTTTAACTTCAACAGCAACGATCCCTGCTTTTCCTGCAGAATAATCATATCTAAATCTTTCAAATTTTTCAGAAAACGGATCAACGAAAATTATCCCAATTGCTCCTTTTGATTGAGCATTGCTTACTTTATATCTCAATGGTAGATATTTTTCAAATGGCGAGTGTGGTTTATATCCATCCGGCGTTCCCTTTAAAACGATCACAACTTTGCCTTTGACATCAATTCCAGCGTAGTCATCATAGTTTTGCTCTGGTGCAGTTATCCCATAACCGGCGAAGACTACATCAGCTTTTATTTTTCCAACTTCGCTAAATGAAAGTGGGACGAAATCATATTTGAAGTTTAATTTGATCACATTGTCGTTTGCCCTGAAGCTTATGAAATTTGAATCTCCCATCTTAACATCGCTAATAAAGTCAAAGTATTGAAAGTAAGTTCCTCTATCTCCAGCTGGTTTGAGTCCAAATTTTTTGAATTGCTTTGCTATATATTCGCTGGCAAGTTCTGCGCCTTTTGTTCCAGCTCTTCTTCCTTCAAGCTCATCCGACGCAAGATATTTTAAGTGGGTGTAAATATCGTCTTCTTCAATGTATGGCGATGTTGTTCTCGTATGAAAGCAAGAATAAAATAAAATTACAAGCAGAAGAAAGAAAAGTTTCCTTCTCATTTTTGAACCTCACTTAATTTGAAATCTTGTGCATCAAATTGCATCCCGGTGATTCCATCTGATTCATCGGATGCAAGGTAAACGAAGATGTCAACGACATCTTCTGGTTTTTTTAGTTTTGAGCGATCTTCGTTTGGATATGCTTCTTTTCTCATTCTCGTTGCAATCGGTCCAGGGTTTACAGAGTTGACTCTTATCTTGGTATCTTTTAATTCATCCGCAAGAATTTGAGTTAGTCCCTCAACGCCAAATTTTGAAACAGCGTAAGCGCCCCATTTTGCCCTACCTTTCCGCCCGACGCTTGAGCTTACCATGATTATGCTTCCGCTCCCTTGAGGTATCATATACTTTAAAACCTCGCGTGTAAAGTAAAAAACACCATTTAGATTAACATTGATCACATCCTCCCAGACATCAATTGGATAATCAAAAATTTCCTTTCTTTCCCCAAGTATTGCTGCGTTGTTCACGAGCACATCTATTCTCCCAAACCTGCTGTAAACCTCTTCAACAAAATCTTTAACTTCTAAATAATTGCTTACATCTACTTTGGCGACATAACATTTTGAACAATGGGTT
Encoded proteins:
- a CDS encoding M20/M25/M40 family metallo-hydrolase; this encodes MRRKLFFLLLVILFYSCFHTRTTSPYIEEDDIYTHLKYLASDELEGRRAGTKGAELASEYIAKQFKKFGLKPAGDRGTYFQYFDFISDVKMGDSNFISFRANDNVIKLNFKYDFVPLSFSEVGKIKADVVFAGYGITAPEQNYDDYAGIDVKGKVVIVLKGTPDGYKPHSPFEKYLPLRYKVSNAQSKGAIGIIFVDPFSEKFERFRYDYSAGKAGIVAVEVKNSLIDDLLKTCGYNFKIYDIVKRIYDSMKPNSFVINNLSVEIQTDVRYIKSKVANVIGYIEGSNPELKNEYIIIGAHYDHLGWGGQGSLIPDTVAIHNGADDNASGTSGLLELAEYFSNNRKKLNRTLVFIAFTAEEEGTIGSGYYVKNPSFPLEKTIAMINMDMIGRLKDDKLTIYGVGTSPVWNGIIESLNSEFKFNLNLVKDGYGPSDHAQFYSKNIPVLHFFTGIHTDYHKPSDDYDKINYQGQKRILDFISKLIFELDKEKEKPQFVKVDAPQRTPRGFRVTLGIVPDYSEEVQGMKVGDVRPGAPADKAGIKPGDVIIKMGNVEIKNVYDYTYALGDFNPGDEVEIVVLRGKEKLSFKVKFEERK
- a CDS encoding SDR family oxidoreductase yields the protein MRLKDKVAIITGASRGLGRAIAQRFILEGAYIAICSKTDSIFASLDLIKTHCSKCYVAKVDVSNYLEVKDFVEEVYSRFGRIDVLVNNAAILGERKEIFDYPIDVWEDVINVNLNGVFYFTREVLKYMIPQGSGSIIMVSSSVGRKGRAKWGAYAVSKFGVEGLTQILADELKDTKIRVNSVNPGPIATRMRKEAYPNEDRSKLKKPEDVVDIFVYLASDESDGITGMQFDAQDFKLSEVQK